In Methanococcoides sp. AM1, one genomic interval encodes:
- a CDS encoding PGF-pre-PGF domain-containing protein: protein MEVNMDSYDNVRSSSLNAGGSIRDKYDINGIIPSPVDNSHIDKSHTYSANEIGLFSESAETLPTYYDLRDENNVTPVRDQGTSGSCWAHATYASLESCMIPDEGVYDFSENHMKNILSENYSEGFDRDANGGGNYKISLAYLSRWTGPVNESDEPYNDTSIYSDTSIPERRHVQEAIFLPQRDAVTPHADDFIKEAIMEHGAVYSRFDVDWDGFDDKYLTYYYNGNYDDGGHAVALVGWNDSYPKENFEITPLGDGAFICKNSWGTGPGDEGYFYISYYEESFEPQAVFVGSEDVDNYDNIYQYDPLGYTSSTGYPNDTTNVSWAANIFTPDSDEYLNAVSFYTPDEMTDYELYIYKDPDQGPINSSGHEYFTSGTFEYAGYHTIDLSSPIKLEHDQDFSVVIKFSDPDYAYLVPVEYPIAGYSSKATANSGEGYISPNGNSWTDITTYSENRSICIKAFTEDSYVAAIIPDPLNETTYEGETLQFSNQILDQYNNPMYVNVTWNSQNQTVGTIDAISGLFTANTTGNTTITVTNGSITNSTTVNVLNRPIFSITMDEPEEGHNYSTSTIFLNVSANLEVDTWMYNINATGNHTFTPNITLPLPDGSHNITVFANDTNGNMTSLMANFTIDTTPPSVTIESPQNKAYDTNTVNLNVSADEDVMVWMYNLNGEGNKTFTPNTTLSSLPEGEYDITVFANDTIGNIGSAAISFSIDTITPTVTIESPQNTTYDTSTVSLNVFADEDVAIWMYNLNGEGNNTFTPNTTLSSLSDGEHNVTVFASDSAGNTGLSMVNFTIEVSLAPSTPSKSGSSSSGGGSGNTGEAFENIILKEVKTIYINKDSEINFQFEEEGDKIEYIGFYALKNSGKISTTVEVLKEKSALVKENPPGIAYQHMNIWVGKAGFATENNIAEPVIGFRVSKSWIAENNIDETTITLCRNHGEKWTQLSTTILSEDTEYIYFESKTPGFSPFAIVGFPQTAEVTDRSSELIDIDISNDTLGSNVEETSESTSLPMLSSSILMIIFGCAYLVLRKRS from the coding sequence ATGGAAGTAAATATGGATTCGTATGACAATGTTCGATCATCCTCACTAAACGCAGGTGGATCAATAAGGGACAAATATGACATAAATGGCATAATTCCATCCCCGGTCGACAATTCACATATTGATAAAAGCCATACATACAGTGCAAATGAAATTGGTCTATTCTCTGAATCTGCGGAAACCCTGCCCACATACTACGATCTTCGCGATGAGAACAACGTAACTCCGGTCCGGGACCAGGGAACATCAGGCAGTTGCTGGGCACATGCAACATATGCATCTCTTGAATCATGCATGATACCTGATGAAGGTGTTTATGACTTTTCTGAAAATCATATGAAGAATATATTGTCTGAGAATTATTCCGAAGGATTTGACCGGGATGCCAATGGTGGAGGAAATTATAAGATATCGCTTGCCTACCTGTCCCGATGGACCGGGCCGGTCAATGAATCTGATGAACCCTATAACGACACATCAATTTATTCTGATACCAGCATACCTGAGAGAAGACATGTCCAGGAAGCTATTTTTCTTCCACAAAGGGATGCTGTAACTCCTCATGCTGATGATTTTATAAAAGAAGCGATCATGGAACATGGTGCAGTATATTCTCGTTTTGATGTCGATTGGGATGGATTTGATGACAAATATCTGACCTACTATTATAATGGAAATTATGATGATGGCGGACATGCAGTTGCTTTAGTGGGCTGGAATGATTCATATCCAAAGGAAAATTTTGAGATCACCCCCCTGGGAGATGGAGCGTTTATTTGTAAAAACAGTTGGGGCACCGGTCCCGGAGATGAAGGATATTTCTATATCTCCTACTATGAAGAATCATTTGAACCCCAGGCAGTCTTTGTAGGTTCAGAAGATGTGGATAATTATGATAACATATACCAATATGACCCATTGGGATATACAAGTAGTACCGGATATCCTAACGATACCACCAATGTTTCATGGGCAGCTAACATCTTTACACCAGATTCAGATGAATATCTGAATGCTGTCAGCTTTTACACTCCTGATGAGATGACGGATTATGAACTGTATATCTATAAAGATCCAGATCAAGGACCTATTAACTCCTCAGGACATGAATATTTCACATCCGGTACCTTTGAGTACGCAGGATACCATACGATCGATCTAAGCAGCCCCATAAAACTTGAACATGATCAGGATTTTTCCGTTGTAATTAAGTTCAGTGACCCGGATTATGCGTACCTTGTTCCAGTGGAGTATCCAATTGCCGGTTACAGCAGCAAAGCAACCGCAAATTCAGGTGAAGGTTACATCAGTCCAAATGGAAACTCATGGACCGATATAACAACCTATTCTGAAAATAGGAGCATCTGCATCAAGGCATTTACTGAGGATTCATATGTTGCAGCGATAATACCGGATCCGTTAAATGAAACGACCTATGAAGGAGAAACTCTGCAATTCAGCAATCAGATACTTGACCAGTACAATAATCCAATGTATGTTAATGTTACTTGGAACTCACAGAATCAGACAGTCGGCACCATCGATGCAATCTCTGGACTGTTCACTGCAAATACTACAGGAAACACCACAATAACGGTGACAAATGGAAGTATTACAAACTCAACTACCGTTAATGTCCTTAACAGACCTATATTCAGCATAACGATGGATGAACCAGAGGAAGGCCACAATTACAGTACGAGTACGATCTTCCTGAACGTGTCTGCAAATCTGGAAGTCGATACATGGATGTACAATATCAATGCAACCGGCAACCATACATTTACTCCAAACATCACACTACCCCTTCCTGATGGTAGCCATAACATAACGGTTTTTGCCAATGACACAAATGGTAATATGACATCATTGATGGCAAACTTCACAATTGACACGACACCGCCTAGTGTGACCATCGAAAGTCCTCAGAACAAAGCATACGATACAAATACCGTTAACCTGAATGTATCTGCTGATGAGGATGTGATGGTCTGGATGTACAATCTCAATGGAGAAGGGAACAAAACATTTACTCCAAACACTACACTTAGCAGCCTGCCTGAAGGAGAATATGACATAACAGTGTTCGCCAATGATACAATTGGTAATATCGGATCAGCTGCGATCAGTTTCAGTATCGATACGATAACACCGACTGTAACTATCGAAAGTCCGCAGAACACAACATATGATACAAGTACTGTAAGCCTCAATGTATTTGCCGATGAGGATGTTGCAATCTGGATGTACAATCTCAATGGAGAAGGGAACAACACATTTACTCCAAACACTACACTTAGCAGCCTGTCTGATGGAGAACACAATGTAACTGTCTTCGCAAGCGATTCAGCAGGAAATACGGGTTTATCGATGGTTAATTTCACAATTGAAGTATCTCTGGCCCCCAGTACCCCGAGTAAGAGCGGTTCATCTTCATCCGGAGGAGGTTCCGGTAATACAGGAGAAGCTTTCGAGAACATTATACTGAAAGAAGTAAAGACCATATATATAAACAAAGATTCTGAGATCAACTTCCAATTCGAAGAGGAAGGGGACAAGATCGAGTATATCGGATTCTATGCATTGAAGAACTCAGGAAAGATATCAACAACTGTTGAAGTCCTTAAAGAAAAATCAGCACTTGTTAAAGAGAATCCTCCCGGAATAGCCTATCAACACATGAACATTTGGGTTGGAAAAGCAGGTTTTGCAACTGAGAACAATATTGCAGAACCGGTTATTGGATTCAGGGTCAGTAAATCGTGGATTGCTGAGAATAATATTGATGAAACGACAATAACATTATGCAGAAACCATGGTGAAAAATGGACACAGCTTTCTACCACTATCCTCAGTGAGGACACGGAATACATTTACTTTGAGAGCAAAACACCTGGATTTTCACCATTTGCTATTGTAGGCTTTCCACAAACGGCAGAAGTTACAGACAGAAGTTCGGAATTGATCGATATAGACATAAGCAACGATACATTGGGATCAAATGTAGAAGAAACGTCTGAAAGCACGTCCCTCCCAATGCTATCAAGTTCCATATTGATGATAATATTCGGATGTGCTTATCTGGTATTGAGAAAGAGAAGCTGA
- a CDS encoding NifB/NifX family molybdenum-iron cluster-binding protein — protein sequence MKIAIPSTEKGGLDDDIELHFGKAATYTIYDSETEEVEIIENTSVHVGGKGLPHELLVKSGADVVLCSGVGQKIVDLLNENDIEIFVGADGTVQDAINSWKAGDLYRPKSINLSKDHGFGLTQHSL from the coding sequence ATGAAAATTGCTATACCCAGCACGGAAAAAGGCGGATTGGATGATGACATCGAACTCCATTTCGGAAAGGCTGCAACATACACGATCTACGACAGTGAAACAGAAGAAGTTGAGATCATTGAGAATACAAGTGTCCATGTGGGAGGGAAAGGTCTTCCACATGAACTTCTTGTAAAATCTGGAGCAGATGTTGTCCTATGTTCAGGGGTCGGACAGAAGATCGTTGACCTGCTGAACGAAAATGATATTGAGATCTTTGTAGGCGCTGATGGCACGGTACAGGATGCCATTAACTCCTGGAAAGCAGGGGATCTCTACCGACCGAAGAGCATAAACCTGAGCAAGGATCACGGATTCGGATTGACACAGCATAGCCTTTGA
- a CDS encoding MBL fold metallo-hydrolase, which yields MEITIVYDNEAKPGLKKGWGFSCYIKTEDRKILFDTGWDGCALQSNLSALNIPVEDIDILVLSHQHWDHIGGIPEILNANSDIDVYIPASFSEKLKNEIASHSTLHEITERSRICNNVFSTGELGNSPKEQSLMLKTDTGIYVITGCAHPGLEAIIGAAAAEGNVRGIIGGLHDSQEYDLLNGLEFIGAGHCTSNIATIRTRFPNSFVPIEAGSRFKL from the coding sequence ATGGAAATTACCATCGTCTATGACAATGAAGCAAAACCTGGTCTCAAAAAGGGCTGGGGATTTTCCTGTTATATCAAAACTGAAGACAGGAAAATACTGTTTGACACCGGGTGGGACGGTTGTGCATTACAGAGCAATCTTTCAGCACTTAACATCCCGGTCGAGGATATCGATATTCTTGTACTTTCCCACCAGCACTGGGACCATATCGGCGGAATTCCGGAAATACTGAATGCTAACAGTGATATTGATGTCTACATCCCTGCATCATTTTCCGAGAAACTTAAAAATGAAATAGCATCTCATTCTACTTTGCACGAGATCACCGAAAGATCCAGAATATGCAACAACGTCTTTTCTACAGGTGAACTCGGGAATAGCCCGAAAGAGCAGTCACTAATGCTCAAAACAGACACCGGGATATATGTTATTACAGGCTGTGCACATCCGGGGTTGGAAGCCATTATAGGAGCAGCAGCAGCCGAAGGGAATGTTCGTGGAATCATCGGAGGATTGCATGATAGCCAGGAATATGATCTGCTGAACGGACTGGAATTCATAGGTGCCGGACATTGCACATCGAATATTGCCACCATCAGAACAAGATTCCCAAACTCTTTTGTACCTATTGAAGCAGGATCACGTTTCAAGCTCTGA
- a CDS encoding DUF1847 domain-containing protein has translation MKCASCDTRRCRQGKDCTPREVQPEYTSEDLEMMKAASKIEANFYMQKTRLEELVLFAKELGYRKLGVAFCVGLENEARTFCKILEKDFIVESVCCKICGVDKEKYGLDKIRDGRETTCNPIAQAMMLNRAGTELNIIVGLCMGHDIMFNKYSEAPVTTFIVKDRVLTHNPAGALYSGYYLKNRFGVEKM, from the coding sequence ATGAAATGTGCATCCTGTGATACAAGAAGATGCAGGCAGGGAAAAGATTGTACTCCAAGAGAAGTACAACCGGAATATACTTCAGAAGACCTCGAGATGATGAAGGCCGCTTCAAAGATAGAGGCGAACTTCTACATGCAAAAGACAAGGCTTGAAGAGCTGGTCCTTTTTGCAAAGGAACTGGGATACCGAAAGCTAGGTGTCGCTTTTTGTGTGGGCCTTGAGAATGAGGCAAGGACCTTTTGTAAGATACTTGAGAAAGACTTTATCGTAGAGTCCGTATGCTGCAAGATATGTGGCGTAGACAAGGAAAAATACGGACTGGATAAGATAAGGGACGGAAGGGAAACTACCTGCAACCCCATTGCACAGGCAATGATGCTCAACAGAGCAGGTACCGAACTTAACATCATAGTCGGGCTCTGCATGGGCCATGACATAATGTTCAACAAGTATTCAGAAGCACCTGTTACTACATTCATTGTGAAGGACAGGGTACTAACACATAATCCTGCAGGAGCACTTTATTCCGGATATTACCTGAAGAACCGTTTCGGCGTGGAGAAGATGTGA
- a CDS encoding ATP-binding protein — MKQLVIISGKGGTGKTTITAAIASMAEKAIIADCDVDAPNLHLVLGPEIIETSDFYGMDIAHIDTEKCIGCNICIENCNFDAIYTDHTINNCKCEGCGVCEYICPENAIKMINNPSGSVFDSMTRYGPMVHAELMIGEEASGKLVTAVKEHAASLANENGAELIICDGPPGTGCPVIAAITGADLALIVTEPSLSGIHDLERIIQVTDHFRIPAIVCINKYNINEGNTKQIESSCKENGIVVAGKLPYDTIPNKAMIGKKTVIEYADNGFSKNLREIWKIVRTELCEDPGSGK, encoded by the coding sequence ATGAAGCAACTTGTCATCATCAGCGGAAAAGGCGGAACAGGGAAGACTACTATCACCGCTGCAATTGCATCAATGGCAGAGAAGGCCATAATCGCAGACTGTGATGTTGATGCCCCGAACCTGCATCTGGTCCTGGGGCCTGAGATAATAGAGACCTCCGACTTTTACGGAATGGACATTGCACATATCGATACTGAAAAATGTATCGGATGCAACATATGTATCGAGAATTGCAATTTCGATGCTATATATACAGACCATACCATAAACAATTGCAAATGCGAAGGTTGTGGGGTATGTGAATATATTTGCCCTGAAAATGCCATCAAAATGATAAATAACCCCTCTGGAAGTGTCTTTGATTCCATGACCAGATATGGTCCAATGGTACATGCAGAGCTCATGATCGGAGAAGAAGCAAGTGGCAAATTGGTCACTGCAGTAAAAGAACATGCAGCATCACTTGCCAATGAAAATGGAGCCGAGCTAATAATATGTGACGGACCCCCAGGAACCGGATGCCCCGTAATAGCAGCCATTACAGGTGCAGACCTTGCCCTCATTGTAACAGAACCAAGCTTGTCCGGAATACACGATCTCGAAAGGATCATACAGGTAACTGACCACTTCAGGATACCGGCAATCGTCTGTATTAATAAATATAACATCAATGAAGGGAACACAAAGCAGATCGAAAGTTCCTGCAAGGAGAATGGCATAGTGGTAGCAGGAAAGCTTCCATATGACACGATCCCGAACAAAGCGATGATCGGAAAAAAGACTGTCATTGAATATGCAGACAATGGGTTCTCAAAAAATCTCAGGGAAATCTGGAAAATTGTGAGGACAGAGCTCTGTGAAGATCCGGGATCCGGAAAATAA
- a CDS encoding ATP-binding protein — MKIAIASGKGGTGKTTIAVNLALSLQDVQLFDCDVEEPNCNLFLNKELEQLTEVTSMIPEIVEENCTYCKKCSDSCRFNAIATLPNKILTFPTLCHSCGGCMMVCPEGAIQEHEIVTGIIRKSSRGDKKGPELYEGLLDIGQTMASPVISELKKNIDLGRTAIIDAPPGTACPVLTTLEDVDYCVLVTEPTPFGLHDLKLAVEVVRTLGIPHGIIINRSGSGDDSVEEYCMKENIEILMKVPNDTKIAQLYSEGIPFVQEMGHWKEKFIRLYSSIQNRYGREIEA; from the coding sequence ATGAAGATCGCAATAGCAAGCGGAAAAGGAGGGACCGGCAAGACCACCATCGCTGTGAACCTTGCCCTTTCACTTCAGGATGTACAGCTTTTCGACTGCGATGTTGAAGAACCGAACTGCAATCTGTTCCTCAATAAGGAACTGGAGCAGCTCACAGAAGTAACATCCATGATCCCCGAAATTGTGGAAGAGAACTGCACATATTGTAAGAAATGTTCTGACTCCTGTCGTTTCAACGCGATCGCAACCCTTCCGAACAAGATCCTGACATTCCCAACATTATGCCACAGCTGCGGAGGATGCATGATGGTCTGTCCTGAAGGAGCCATACAGGAACACGAGATCGTCACAGGGATCATCCGGAAAAGTTCCAGAGGAGATAAGAAAGGACCTGAACTCTACGAAGGATTACTGGATATCGGCCAGACCATGGCATCACCCGTGATCAGTGAGCTCAAGAAGAACATCGACCTGGGTAGGACAGCCATCATTGACGCACCACCAGGTACTGCGTGCCCGGTCCTGACAACACTTGAGGATGTTGACTACTGCGTCCTTGTTACAGAACCCACCCCTTTTGGATTGCATGACCTGAAGCTGGCGGTGGAAGTAGTCCGAACACTTGGGATCCCACACGGGATCATCATCAACCGAAGTGGTAGCGGTGATGATAGTGTTGAAGAATATTGCATGAAGGAAAATATCGAGATACTTATGAAGGTACCCAATGACACAAAGATCGCGCAATTGTATTCAGAAGGGATACCATTTGTGCAGGAAATGGGACATTGGAAAGAGAAGTTCATAAGACTCTACAGCTCGATCCAGAACAGATATGGCAGGGAGATAGAAGCATGA
- a CDS encoding NifB/NifX family molybdenum-iron cluster-binding protein, whose translation MKVCVPSAKNGGLEDNVGQHFGMVPVYTVLDTETDEVQIVENTSEHNGGVGLPPELLSKAGVNVMLCGGLGTKAVTMFSNYGIEVFVGAQGTIEKAISDWKEGNLASPNSENVCQGHDHDHDHQH comes from the coding sequence ATGAAAGTATGCGTACCTTCTGCAAAAAATGGCGGATTAGAAGATAATGTCGGACAGCACTTTGGAATGGTTCCTGTCTATACTGTACTTGATACAGAGACTGATGAGGTTCAGATCGTAGAGAACACGAGCGAGCACAACGGAGGCGTTGGACTGCCACCTGAGCTACTATCGAAAGCAGGTGTCAATGTAATGCTTTGCGGCGGACTTGGAACAAAAGCTGTTACCATGTTCTCTAACTATGGGATAGAGGTATTCGTTGGAGCACAGGGAACGATAGAAAAAGCCATATCCGACTGGAAAGAAGGCAACCTTGCAAGTCCAAACAGTGAGAACGTCTGTCAGGGACACGATCACGACCATGATCACCAACACTGA
- the mtbA gene encoding methylcobamide:CoM methyltransferase MtbA, whose amino-acid sequence MSEYTQKERLIRVLNGEKVDRMPAVCVTQTGTVDQMEAINVFWPEANYDAAQLAALAEAGHTEIGFEAIRVPFDITAEAEFFGSGIKDGTKVQQPSVISHVVNNIDDLKQFEGYDVTDTSKRTSIVLESIKILADKYGEEVPIIGSMIGPFSLAQHITGDSWFMDIMTKEAYGLEIMEFTTDFAIKYALAQVESGASVFSIIDPTASYSLIGADFYAKFVVPFHQKLIDALHEKGVPAVLHICGDTTEGLALMETCGVDAISVDQNVNAATAVSKVEKALIVGNLDPVNCLWNQSVDFVKEESARVLKELDGKGLLSPGCGIVSQTPTENLQAMIEAAKNWTY is encoded by the coding sequence ATGTCCGAATACACACAGAAGGAAAGATTAATTCGCGTACTGAATGGTGAGAAAGTTGACAGGATGCCAGCTGTCTGTGTCACACAGACCGGAACAGTAGACCAGATGGAAGCAATCAACGTTTTCTGGCCAGAAGCAAATTATGATGCTGCACAGCTTGCTGCACTCGCAGAAGCAGGTCACACAGAGATCGGTTTCGAAGCAATCCGTGTCCCATTCGACATCACCGCAGAAGCAGAGTTCTTCGGCAGTGGAATCAAGGACGGTACAAAGGTACAGCAGCCATCCGTCATCAGCCACGTTGTAAACAACATCGACGACCTCAAGCAGTTCGAAGGATACGATGTTACAGACACAAGCAAGAGAACCTCCATTGTCCTCGAATCAATCAAGATCCTCGCTGACAAGTATGGAGAAGAAGTCCCAATCATCGGAAGTATGATCGGTCCTTTCTCACTTGCACAGCACATCACCGGTGACTCCTGGTTCATGGACATCATGACAAAAGAAGCATACGGTCTTGAGATCATGGAGTTCACAACCGACTTTGCAATCAAATACGCACTCGCACAGGTAGAGAGCGGAGCAAGTGTATTCTCCATCATTGACCCAACCGCAAGCTACTCACTTATCGGTGCAGACTTCTACGCAAAGTTCGTAGTACCATTCCACCAGAAGCTTATTGACGCACTCCACGAGAAGGGCGTACCAGCTGTACTCCACATCTGTGGTGACACAACAGAAGGTCTTGCACTCATGGAGACCTGCGGTGTAGACGCAATCAGTGTCGACCAGAACGTTAACGCAGCAACAGCAGTCAGCAAGGTAGAGAAAGCACTCATCGTCGGTAACCTCGACCCAGTCAACTGCCTCTGGAACCAGAGCGTAGATTTCGTCAAAGAAGAGTCCGCAAGAGTACTCAAAGAGCTCGATGGCAAGGGACTTCTCTCACCTGGCTGTGGTATTGTAAGCCAGACCCCAACCGAGAACCTCCAGGCAATGATCGAAGCAGCAAAGAACTGGACTTACTAA
- the pylD gene encoding 3-methylornithyl-N6-L-lysine dehydrogenase PylD — MALLTPEDLEDLLNKLNMNNNIIKEATGMDIAQICKGVYDTNPDSQKVGIVPITSGNGIIGNFSASLLAITEYFGLEGFITEHPDITGYHQAVAGGADIILMADDHIFIAHNLRNGKIATNHVCTGVIYSEIASRYKHTDSKDVLVIGLGRVGYAGASHLVEKGFNVYACDPNTDFMNKAIEELGVKAFDIERQRKFSMVFEATPNANTISEGMIAERCLVSTPGIPCALPDELVEKYDIDLVMEPLVIGVAAMLYSVF; from the coding sequence ATGGCACTATTGACACCTGAAGACCTGGAAGACCTGTTGAACAAACTCAACATGAACAATAACATTATTAAAGAAGCTACTGGGATGGACATCGCACAGATATGTAAGGGCGTCTATGACACAAACCCGGATTCCCAGAAGGTAGGTATCGTACCCATAACTTCAGGCAACGGCATAATCGGAAATTTCTCAGCATCCTTGCTTGCAATAACCGAATATTTCGGACTTGAAGGTTTTATTACTGAGCATCCTGACATAACAGGATACCATCAGGCAGTGGCAGGTGGTGCGGACATAATACTGATGGCAGATGACCACATATTCATTGCCCACAACCTGAGGAACGGTAAGATAGCAACCAACCATGTATGCACCGGTGTGATCTATTCAGAGATAGCTTCAAGATATAAGCACACCGATTCAAAGGATGTACTGGTCATAGGTCTTGGACGTGTAGGTTATGCCGGTGCATCACACCTTGTAGAAAAAGGATTCAATGTATATGCATGCGATCCGAACACCGATTTCATGAACAAGGCAATAGAAGAACTTGGTGTGAAGGCCTTTGATATTGAGAGACAAAGGAAGTTCTCGATGGTCTTTGAGGCAACACCAAATGCAAATACCATCTCAGAAGGAATGATCGCAGAACGTTGTCTTGTATCAACGCCCGGCATCCCATGCGCCCTGCCAGATGAGCTTGTCGAGAAGTACGATATTGACCTTGTTATGGAACCACTGGTTATTGGAGTAGCAGCAATGCTTTACTCAGTTTTTTAA
- the pylC gene encoding 3-methylornithine--L-lysine ligase PylC, which translates to MTTICLIGGKLQGFEVSYLARKAGMNVVLIDRNEKPLIRNVVDDFFCFDIIQEPERFIDISRDVDAIIPVNENLNTLNFIRDISSKLDCPVLFDFDAYHISMNKNRSKEYFVSIGVPTPDDKPSQPPYFVKPPCESSSIGTKIIYDNSELEGLDPSMMIEEYLEGDVVSLEIIGDGSHFAVVKETKVHIDDTYDCHMITPIDHDPEFRQISYQLAANLNLKGIMDVEAIASDRGLKVLEIDARFPSQTPTAVYHSSGINLVEMLMQAYTDGVTEIDKAPEKGYCIFEHLLLKDGELVPVGEHILSMGDSYDRFHEENGLEIFRSDGKNTVFTFISRGISEDAAQIARNRGIAYIGHNYGL; encoded by the coding sequence ATGACGACGATCTGTCTAATAGGAGGCAAGCTTCAGGGATTCGAAGTGAGCTATCTTGCCAGGAAAGCGGGGATGAATGTTGTTCTGATAGACCGGAACGAGAAACCCCTTATCCGCAATGTTGTTGACGATTTCTTCTGTTTTGACATAATTCAGGAACCGGAAAGGTTTATCGACATTTCAAGGGATGTCGATGCCATAATACCGGTCAATGAGAACCTTAATACACTGAACTTCATAAGGGATATCAGCAGCAAGCTGGATTGTCCCGTTCTTTTTGATTTTGATGCATACCACATCAGCATGAACAAAAACAGGTCAAAGGAATATTTTGTATCCATAGGAGTACCAACTCCGGATGATAAACCATCCCAGCCACCATATTTTGTAAAACCGCCATGCGAAAGCAGCAGCATTGGAACTAAGATAATCTACGATAACAGCGAGCTTGAAGGCCTCGACCCTTCCATGATGATCGAGGAATATCTGGAAGGTGATGTCGTATCACTTGAGATCATCGGTGATGGCAGCCATTTTGCAGTGGTGAAGGAAACAAAGGTACATATCGATGACACATACGATTGTCATATGATAACGCCTATCGACCATGACCCTGAATTCAGGCAGATATCATACCAGCTTGCAGCGAACCTCAACCTGAAGGGTATCATGGATGTGGAAGCAATCGCTTCTGACAGGGGCCTGAAGGTCCTTGAGATCGATGCCCGTTTCCCAAGCCAGACACCAACGGCAGTATACCATTCAAGTGGTATCAACCTTGTAGAGATGCTGATGCAGGCTTACACTGATGGTGTAACTGAGATTGATAAGGCACCTGAAAAAGGATACTGCATCTTTGAGCACTTATTACTGAAAGATGGAGAACTTGTGCCCGTGGGAGAACACATCCTTTCCATGGGAGACAGCTATGACAGGTTCCATGAGGAGAACGGACTTGAAATATTCAGGTCTGATGGGAAGAACACTGTGTTCACTTTCATCTCAAGGGGTATCAGTGAAGATGCAGCACAGATCGCACGTAACAGAGGAATTGCATATATCGGACATAATTATGGATTATAA